The genomic DNA GGGACCACCTCCTGGGCGAACCGGCCCTCGTCCCAGGCCCGGATGGCCTTTTGATGGGAGAGGAGGGCGAAGCGGTCCTGCTCGTCCCGGGGGATCCTGTACATCTCCGCCAGGTTCTCAGCGGTCTCCCCCATGCTTTCCGTGCCGTAGAGGGCCTGCATCCTGGGGTTAACCAGGCGCCAGCCCAGGGTGGTGTCGTACATCACCTGGTTGCCGGTAGGGAAGGGCCGTTCCGCCTTGGGCACCACGAAGGGGGCCCGGGACATGGACTCAACCCCGCTCCCGATGTACACCTGGCCCTCTCCTGCCCAGATGGCCCGGACGGCCTGGGCCACGGCTTCTAGGCCGGACCCGCAGAGGCGGTTGACCGTACACCCCGCCACCTCCACGGGGAAGCCGGCCAGGAGGAGGGCCATGCGGGCCACGTTGCGGTTATCCTCCCCTGCCTGGTTGGCGCAGCCGGCGTAGACGTCCTCTACCTCTTCCTTGGGGATGCCGCTTCGCTCCATGAGGGCGGAAAGGGCAAGGGCCAGGAGGTCGTCGGGGCGGACGCTGGCCAGGGCTCCCCCGTGCTTGCCGATGGGGGTTCTTAGGGCTTCCACGATCCAGGCTTCGGGCATAGGACCTCCTTACCGACCGTTCGGTAGCAGTGTAGTGGAGTTGGGGGTGGAAGTCAACGATCTGTGGAGAAGAGGAGCACAAGCTAACTAAATCGTGAACCGTTACACAAAACCACCTCACCACCGGTTGATACCCGCAGACTTTAGCACAAGTACAGGTACAGGCACCTGGACCCACGTGGCGGTAACGCTGGACGGTCCCTTTAGCTCATTCAAGATCAACGGGAATCCAGCGGGAACCTTCACGGCACCCTTCGGAATGACTAGCAATTCCCTAGACCTATTGCTAGGAGCTCCGCACACTACCATCCCTAGCTCAGTTCCTTGCGGACTCTTACTAGACGACGTAAAAATTGGCCGGCTTAACCCAGCCAACAGTCAGCAGTAGGATCAAAGGCAAAGCTGGGCTCCAGCTGAGGAGCCGGATATACAATAGGGGCCATGGTGCCCTGGGAGACCCTAAAGGCTTGGCTCCAGGAGGACCTCGGCCACGGGGACCTCACCACGGCCCTTACGGTGCCGGAGAACCTCTTGGGCCAGGCGGTGATCGTGGCCAAGGAGGAGGGGGTCTTGGCCGGGCTTCCCGTGGCCAGGGAGGTGTTTGCCCTGGCAGACCCTCGCATTGCCTTCACACCCCTGGTGGAAGAGGGGGCAAGGGTGGAGGTGGGTCAGGAAATCGCCCGCCTCGAGGGTCCCCTAAGGGGCATCCTGGCGGGGGAGAGGCTGGCCCTCAACCTCCTCCAACGCCTCTCCGGCATCGCTACCCTGACCCGGGCCTATGTGGAGGCCCTGAGGGGCACCAAGGCCCAGGTCCTGGATACCCGCAAGACCGCCCCGGGCCTGAGGGCCCTGGAGAAGTACGCGGTGCGGGTAGGCAGGGGGAGGAACCACCGCTTTGGGCTTTTTGACGGCATCCTCATCAAGGAAAACCACATCCGCGCGGCCGGAGGCGTGGCCGAGGCGGTGAAAAGGGCCAGGGCCAAGGCCCCCCACTACCTCAAGGTGGAGGTGGAGGTGGGAAACCTGGCCGAGCTGGAGGAGGCCTTGGAGGCGGGGGCGGATCTCATCCTCCTGGATAACTTCTCCCCAGAGGAAATCCGCGAGGCCGTGCGCCGGGTGGGGGGGCGGGTGCCCCTGGAGGCCAGCGGCAACATGACCCTGGAAAGAGCCCGGCTGGCGGCGGAGGCGGGGGTGGACTTTGTGAGCGTGGGGGCCCTGACCCATTCCGCCAAGGCCTTGGACCTTTCCCTGCTGGTGGTACACCCCTGATGCCATGGGGTGCTACCATAGGGGCATGGCGCGGGCCCGGGTTCGGCTCCCTGAGGATCAGGCCCACGGCCTCAAGGTCCCGGCCCAGGGGGAAGGGGTGTCCCTGGCAGGCCGGGTGCGCTGGGCGGTAGGGGGTAAGCCCGTCACCTGGCCATGGGGATTCCCTGGGGAGGTGAGGCCCTAAAGGACTAGAAAAGCCTGGGCCGCGTCCCAGGGCTTCAACCCAGCGAAAGCGCAAAGCATGGAAAGGGATCTTCTCATCCAAGAGGTTCTCCGGCTGAAGGCAGAGCGGCAGGCGGTCATCCTGGCCCACTCCTACCAGCTCCCTGAGGTGCAGGAGGTGGCGGACTTCGTGGGGGACTCCCTGGGCCTAGCCCGGGAGGCCCAGAGGACCCGGGCCAAGGTCATCGTCTTCGCCGGGGTGCACTTTATGGCGGAGACCGCCGCCATTTTGAACCCGGAGAAGACCGTCCTCCTTCCGGATCTGGAGGCGGGTTGCTCCCTGGCGGATAGCATCCGGCCTGAGGACATCCTGGCGTGGAAAAAGGACCATCCCGAGGGGATCGTGGTGGCCTACGTGAACACCAAAGCCGAGGTAAAGGCCCTGGCGGACGTGTGCGTCACCAGCGCCAACGCCGTGGAGGTGGTCTCCCGCCTGCCGGAGGATAGGCCCATCTTCTTCGTGCCCGACATGTTCCTGGGCGCCCACGTGGCCAGGGTGACGGGGAGAAGGCTGGACCTTTTCCCCGGGGAGTGCCATGTGCATGCGGGGATCCGCGAGGAGCACCTGAAGGCCCTGTTGCAGAACCACCCGGGGGCGGAGTTCATGATCCACCCCGAGTGCGGGTGC from Thermus neutrinimicus includes the following:
- a CDS encoding thiolase family protein — its product is MPEAWIVEALRTPIGKHGGALASVRPDDLLALALSALMERSGIPKEEVEDVYAGCANQAGEDNRNVARMALLLAGFPVEVAGCTVNRLCGSGLEAVAQAVRAIWAGEGQVYIGSGVESMSRAPFVVPKAERPFPTGNQVMYDTTLGWRLVNPRMQALYGTESMGETAENLAEMYRIPRDEQDRFALLSHQKAIRAWDEGRFAQEVVPVPVKRGKEEVQVEVDEGPRRDTSLEKLAQLKPVFREGGTVTAGNSSPLNDGAAALLLVSDAYARAHGLTPLARVRSVAVAGVPPRIMGIGPVPATKKALERAGLTLKDIGLIELNEAFAAQSLAVLREWGLDMEDPRLNPNGGAIAIGHPLGASGARILTTLLHEMRRRNVQFGLATMCIGVGQGIAMVVEAV
- a CDS encoding LamG-like jellyroll fold domain-containing protein, whose translation is MNRYTKPPHHRLIPADFSTSTGTGTWTHVAVTLDGPFSSFKINGNPAGTFTAPFGMTSNSLDLLLGAPHTTIPSSVPCGLLLDDVKIGRLNPANSQQ
- the nadC gene encoding carboxylating nicotinate-nucleotide diphosphorylase; translation: MVPWETLKAWLQEDLGHGDLTTALTVPENLLGQAVIVAKEEGVLAGLPVAREVFALADPRIAFTPLVEEGARVEVGQEIARLEGPLRGILAGERLALNLLQRLSGIATLTRAYVEALRGTKAQVLDTRKTAPGLRALEKYAVRVGRGRNHRFGLFDGILIKENHIRAAGGVAEAVKRARAKAPHYLKVEVEVGNLAELEEALEAGADLILLDNFSPEEIREAVRRVGGRVPLEASGNMTLERARLAAEAGVDFVSVGALTHSAKALDLSLLVVHP
- the nadA gene encoding quinolinate synthase NadA, with amino-acid sequence MERDLLIQEVLRLKAERQAVILAHSYQLPEVQEVADFVGDSLGLAREAQRTRAKVIVFAGVHFMAETAAILNPEKTVLLPDLEAGCSLADSIRPEDILAWKKDHPEGIVVAYVNTKAEVKALADVCVTSANAVEVVSRLPEDRPIFFVPDMFLGAHVARVTGRRLDLFPGECHVHAGIREEHLKALLQNHPGAEFMIHPECGCGSSCLFLKPDAKMLSTEGMVRYAKRAEAKEFVVATEVGILHRLAKEAPEKTFIPVKPDAICEYMKRITLEKVYLSLKEMRHVIRVDEEVARKARRALEAMVAVG